TTTTTTAGAAAGAATAGCAATTGATATGCTAACTGAATGAATTGATGATATCGATAGCACGATGCAAACTTTAAACTTCCATTAGTTAGATGATGATTCAACTTACCAGGATCCGAAAAAGCCACCGAATCCAGATCCCCAACCAGGGCCAGGGCCACCGAGAAATCCAGGGCCCCAAGAATCAGAGCCAAAGCCACCCGGAAATCCAGGCCCCCAagaaccagggccaggcccaccgaGAAATCCAGGCCCTCCAGGTGGTACCGGACCCCACCCTCCAGGGCCTCCTCCACCTGGTCCTCCATGCCCATGCGGGTCCATAGCGCCAATAGGTACTGCTGCTGAATGCTAACTAAGCTTCACAAGAACAAAATCATGCGGGTACAATCTTTCTTAGACTTGATGCAGCAATTCAAGCTCAAGAATTTATAGATGCACATTGAGAACTAGTACCTACCATTCCATGAATCAGCTATGAGGCTGTGACTCCCACCCACTGGTCAATGTTCCATCTTTCAACTACTACTCTAAATTCTAAGCTTACTCTTGACTCTACAAGGACTAGTACCTGCCGTTGAGACGGTTGAGAACTAGTACCTGCCATTCCATGAATCACCTATGACTCCCACCCACTGATCAATGTTCCAACTACTACTCTGAATTCTGAGGTTACTCTTGACTTTACAAGGACACGTTCAAGTTCAAGGTGATTGATTATATCTGCATGGCCAAGTTCAGTCTGAACATTCATCCAATCAACACATCTGTCCCATCTTAAGAAACAGAGTGGTAAAACAGAGAATGTGAGTATATACACCTCACAGGGACATATCAACAGCCCTGTCGCGACTATGTCTCAACAAAAGCATCAATTGCTTTTCTTTTATAGCTAGAATAGCACTTGACCCGGCATCCACGATGTCATATGATGCGCGCATGGCAACATCAGATCCCACGGCGTGGAGAAGAGCCACACGGCGGTCGGACAAAATCCAAATGTTCACGCCCTATAAACTCAGTTTCTTTTTTTGATATAAAAGATCCAGCTGCTGGTACACCCAACAGAAGAATTTACAACTGGCAGTCTTTTGTTTCAGGTCTAGAAGATGCTGATCTGATCCAACTAACATTTGAAAGTCTCAATATAACCTAATTGGCAATGCTAAGCCGTGAAGAGATGGTGCAAACTGTCTATTTTGAACAGAAAAAACTAGAACAGTATGCCATAGTTTGACAGACAAAGCTACCTCATTTTGCAAAATCCTCCGCCATGCCCATCCACGCCATGATGGCGCTCGACTTACCAAAGAAGACGATTGCGGCGATGAACAAAGTGTGTAGAGGCTTCCTATGGTGCAGAAGAGCGGAAGCTAACGGAGGGAACTGTGTGGTTGCTTGGGATTCGGTGTGTGCGCCGAAGTGGGCTGGTGGCCTAGGGATACCTAACCTTAGATGGCTGAATGTGGCCATGCAAGCCAGGTGGGCATGGCTCACAAGAGTGGACACGAGTAGACCTTGGAGCGAGTTCAAAATCAAGATCCCCAAAGAAGCTAAGTTACTTGTCCAAGCGGCTATGAGGAGCGAAGCAAACTGTGGTCTCCACACGCTTTTTTGGGAGGATCGTTGGATAGATGGTATGCGGATACAAGAGATTGCTCCAACAAT
This genomic window from Triticum aestivum cultivar Chinese Spring unplaced genomic scaffold, IWGSC CS RefSeq v2.1 scaffold170673, whole genome shotgun sequence contains:
- the LOC123172455 gene encoding uncharacterized protein translates to MGMEDQVEEALEGGVRYHLEGLDFSVGLALVLGGLDFRVALALILGALDFSVALALVGDLDSVAFSDPASIISAAAACSRTVVALYSDTQAQMVHHPLYDSLPSWDLIYGEKLFLG